The genomic interval CCGCCGCAAGCGGGGGGCGAACGGCCAGCCGGCCGCCGCCGACCCGCCCGCCGTGGCCGCGGCCCCGCTGGCGGTCGCCGCCCCGCCCCCGCCGGAGCCGGAGGATGCGCCACCCCCGCGGCTGCGCTGGTGGCGAGCCCTGTTGCAGCGCTGATCGGGACCGGGCGGCGGGGTTGACCGGAGGCGATCGACCGGATC from Acidobacteriota bacterium carries:
- a CDS encoding cytochrome P450, with product RRKRGANGQPAAADPPAVAAAPLAVAAPPPPEPEDAPPPRLRWWRALLQR